The following nucleotide sequence is from Cydia pomonella isolate Wapato2018A chromosome 6, ilCydPomo1, whole genome shotgun sequence.
GCTTTAATCGGTATCACGATACAAATAAGAAACAAACTCATTCTAAGAAACGGACCCAACAAACTCGCGGAAAAAATAGTTAGGTATATGAAAGTCAAGGGTATCTAGATCATGGTTAAATGCCGCACTTAGgctaataaaatttgttttcaaACATAACCACAGGATGTCATTTAAAACAAACTAAGTACGTACCGCTCTAGTGCACTCGCTACATGCccttttaattaaataagtgcTGCCCGATAACTGATCGCTGTAAAACTAACCGACTCTGAAACTAACAACTGAACACTTGCACAAACAAACCGAAATATTACTACCAAAACAAGGCACACAGCAGGCGTGTACTCACGAATGGCATCGCGCCGAAGGCCGTCCGCTGAAAACTATCGTGAAATGTAACGTACTGGGTACAGGACGGTCGTTTCTGCGCTGAAGCCGCAGCACTCGCACACCCTCAGGTAGCACTCGTCAGCCGCCTCCTCGAAGGTCATGGCGCGCGCGCATCGCTCGGCTCTCCCGCGCCCACTGACGCGGCCCACATCGCGCGCCCCAACACTCACCGGCGGCTCCGGTTTTTGGTCGTCGAGCAGGTCTCCGTAGGGCGGCATCGTGTCCGCGTACCCCTCCTCTTCGGTGTCGTTGTTGTCGCGTGAATGCGACGGCGTCGGCGAGTGCGCGGGCGCCGACGCCAGCCGCACGCGCGCGAGCGCCACCGCCTCCTCCAGCGACCCCACTCCCGTCTCGCCCCCGCCCTCCCCGTCGTCGTGGTCCTCCGAGAAACACGCGGAGGCCTGCGCCACGAACGCGATGCGCCGCCGCAACGCGCTACCAGGACTCGGGGCCCGCGGCTCGACGGGCTTTTCCATCTCGATCACGCTCTTGCTGCGCTTCCACGCAGCCTTCGTAAAGGGGCGCGTCGCGACCGCGTGCTCCACGGCTATGGCACTGATCGGTGGCTCCGGCGTTATAGGGGTGCTGGGTTCCGGTTCGGCGAGCGGCTCCGGGGCGGTCTCCGGGCCGCTCTCGACGGGTTCGGGAGGCGGGGTCGGGACGGGAGAGGATCCCGCTCCTTCGCGCTTCCTCCCGATACTCCCCATTCGCTTTAACAGGCCGCCGCTctcctttttctttttttcctcGCGCGGCGACCCGTCCGTGCTCCGCGAAGCGCCGGACGCGTCGCTCGCCGCGTCCGCGCGCAGTTTCTTGTTTTTCTTGCGCATCGTGCGCTCGTCTCGAACGATCTCGCCGTCTGAGTCGGAGGACTTAGTGGAGCCGGAGCGTTTGATAGATCCGATGTGGAAGGGCGAGCCGGAGCGGAACGGTGAGCGCAGCGTGTGTAGCGTGCGACGGAAGCGCGAGGGCCCGACGGCCACGGGCGCAGAGCGCGCGAGCGCGGGGGAGGGCGGCTTCGGGGACTCCTCGTCTCGCATGGTGGTGGCGCGAGAGCGGCGCGCAGACTGCCGGCCAGCTCGAGTCTGGCTCCGCCGCGCTCCACTAGATCGCAAATCTCGGATAAACTTTCGACAAGGCCTTCCACTTAGCCCGACTATGAAAGGGAATTAGGTTGAGGTTTCGTAACTGGCCTTTAGAATAGATCAATAGGAACAATCGCCACCGAGTAGGAAGCGTCTATTCAGTGAGTTATAGCCGCCGAAACTAGCGGTTCGTCCCGTTGCGCGGACGGACTGATAGATAGGAATGGACGTGGTTATAATTACGTAAACAACAAAGAAGCCATTGTACAAGCGAACGAGCGATGATAACGAAACTAAAACAACTGATCACGACTTATCGCTTACCCGAAACATGGAGATTTCTTTACAGGTCGATCCAACACGGAAGCGCTTTCGTTAATGGCGTTACAAACAATAGGAATGTCGGTTGTATTCATTTACCACCTCCAAAAGGAAACTTTCGTATGTACAATCTGAAACATGATACGGTATTACGTGTGGCGGTGCGTGAATTGAACTTGATATCTTGGCTTCGCCGTATATATGTAGCTTAAACTACTTAAGAATGACGTGGTGAATTTTGCACATTTCAATAAATATCTCATGTTATTAACCAAATATGATGTTAATTTTCAAGTATAGatggtgtcattcacgaagacgcgtgccttgactcgtattgtgatgtaattaaaggttatatctgacaaatctgcacgtcatcgtagatgacacgaacAATACCTAGATTTTACAGATTGgtaactaaattttaataaaataaaataaaaatatatgtagaaaTCTCTTGTATAGAACGAGCATTACATAACGTTGCTTAGTTGTTTTTTCAGTCAGAAACTCCTAAGCCTTAGTATCCTAATTGGACATAACATCACCAAAATCCTATTAACTATTTAGCCTGTCCTCCACTTAAGTGGTCAAATAGTGCTTCTATACCTCACTCATTGCTTATTGACCCCTAGATAGGAGTTGATGAACCGCTCATAGCTTGATATTTATGCATTTCTACGGTCTCTTCAGCGGAAGGGAATCCTTACAACCATATATGACAGTACTTTTGATATCGACCGTAGATACACCTCATTGACTTTGTGATCTGAGTGAAAATAAGCATTAGTATGAAGAAAATAAGGTTCAAAGAGGCATGGAAGGAATGGAAACAAATGAATATGCATAGGAAGGGTAACACGGTAGTACATATTACGACATGTTTCCTTGTGAGTACGTCACACGCGTACGCAACATTTAGAATTATTTTGAAAGATGGGATGGAAATAAAATGTCTTATATAGCTATCGATTCTTATATCTATGCGATTAATAAACAATCAGAAGCGTATTTACACGTGATGAGCTGTTGAGTCACTTCATAGGTTTAATCGATTAATCCCATGTATCATTTCTGTAATTAGATAATAATATAGATACAATACCTACCCGACAAAAACATGaatagcgttattcataaaattcTGTCAAATCTAATTAAAGCAACTGATAGTTTTTTTAAGGTTaccgtaagtttttttttcatgagtATTTGTATGGGAAAGACAAAATTATTAGAGACAAGCAATGTATGTACAatatagaaaatgttttttctaaTAACACTGATGTGTCTGGTTGGTTAGTAAAATACTTACTAAAATATCTTACGAATTGTGCTATAGTATAAGCTAAGTATCTCTACCTACATAAACTATCGATCGAACCAGATCGAACCCGGGATCTCCTTTGCTTCGTAAAAATCGTGTGTTGACgattcttattgggagatattatttgtgttattttattaatttatcgattttatttttattgttctcgtattttcgtaagttttgacattgtaaatttaaattttggattttgtaagtaggtatttacctacttactgttattctaattgtattgacaatccttattggagctataattttatttcattagtattgttattattttcatttttattttattttgacaatcatgatagaaattcttatatttttgacatcaatgcaaatttattatgtaattgtctttcatgaaagtaatcatctaatctaatctaatctaaaataaaaattataaatgttatgttttaaaatatatacagtgtgtaaatccaatacgggcggGCGGTAAATTAAACCAGAGATATAATTTATCCGTGTAATTATTTAAGATGTTTTTGACGTGATAATGTCTTATAAATTGATAAACACCGGTAACATGCACGAAAAAGTGTcacgttgtggacagatctccatggtaacgTTACGGCCACGATATCTGTCGGTAACCTTCTTTgtattacacaaaataataataattcagtgttaatactcgtaattcaataaattcataaataaaagtatgcaatttttcatcaatGTTTTCTTACGACGTTATCACtcaaaattatcttccgtaaatcgactttacagacaaccatttttttaggccgaattattttgcgaggctaatattttcattgtatttcttaGCAACAAAATATCTCAATATACTCcttaggtcctatgctaactaccgtttaaatattcgcccgtattgaatGTACACACTGTATAATTCCCTAGACTATGTACTGGTGCGGCCATTTCCAGATAATTTATAAGTAAGCTAGGTAGGTAtctagtacctatataattactttactctttggtatcTAGGTATGATCCGTGTCATTGTCTTgacagataaaatataatttaaaccatattttattttgattataaaataaaatccttcAATACCACGAGTCCTTCACACGTTGTTTGCTGGCGTCACAATTTTTATGACAaacacctgtacccctagtgtaaatttgatcgacatcataacgtgacgaacgcgtttgcgttaagtctcattttgtataggattttgagtttccaaaacgtcccgcttggcgcgctctttctaaatccaatacaaaatgagactaaacgcaaacgcgtacgtcacgtttcgaaatcgaatttatttacactaggggtactggttataAATAACCTCATAAAATACGGAAGAgttaaaaacaataactaaaCGTGAATTTTGACCATAAACCCATAAATAGTTTCGTCCGTAGACATCTTATCTTAACCAGTTCTCCGAGATTCTGTCCAAACATTTCCGGTTTACGTCCCGTTGATATGTAAGTATATCTTTCTTGTTTTTTTGATGGAATTTTACCTATTTACACTAATTTTGACCttagagtccgcagcaagctcggttctccatacaaacgttacGTTTCCATTTCTATCTAGTAGTAGTTTCTAGCTAgttgttttcattttaaaaggactagctagattgctctaggactttatacttacaataggataaggtatatctaggtCTGTAATTCGTTTATGTAACTTCTgttaccatagttaaaaaaatacagcgaatttaagtttttcatagaaaacttgtttttgctattTTGTCTGGCTGCTTTATAAGCTGGATAGGtctgaacatatttttttagtttgaattgatattttcagttaattgtattttataattgttgttgtttttttgcttgtatataaattccatgttgacgtgtaaaagtgcccttatGGCATATTTCCTCAATAACTGTCGAAGTTGAGttgttattcataaataaatgttataggacattattatacaaaagtcccatggtaagctcaataaggcttgaaaGTTATGGAATCACAAAGAGCCGCAAATGTTGTTTTCAGTAGTCGAAGTCGTCTAAATGTGATTTGCCGCGGTTTGCCGATCCCTGTCCCACACTATGAACGCCATGTCATAAGTTGTTATTAAACAAGTCGAATGCAGCCCATATTCTAACGGCTTGATACTTTGATGAACGAAGTCAATATTCGTAGTACGCTACAGGAAATATCAATCGAGTATCGTTTACAAGACGACTCGTGCTCTGAGAGTATTAATCGAGGTCTTCTATTTGAAGCCGGACTGTATACTTAATATACTATGCGGTGTAATATACTTAAAATTATATACAGCGACTGTCAACAACTATCGAAAAAAGTCTATAGGATCAGTTTGTTCTAAGAACTTATAtacaatttaaactaaataacttgctttttttttcaaaatatttagacGAAAGTGGACGAGCGCCcggaaaccgcctttccatacaaccgtagttcccattttcctctctggatattaacattattaaaaatatttttatgcaatttgatatatagtaaacacccctataatggaacagatCAAATAggcaaatcctgtaaaacaagtatttacgatcagtttttaatcgctggcaacattttaccatgcACATAGAGCCAAAGAGCTGTTCGAGttcatttttcattgatattaaattaactaaataacttgcttttttttcaaaatatttagacGAAAGTGGACGAGCGCCcggaaaccgcctttccatacaaccgtagttcccattttcctctctggatattaacattattaaaaatatttttatgcaatttgatatatagtaaacacccctataatggaacagatCAAATAggcaaatcctgtaaaacaagtatttacgatcagtttttaatcgctggcaacattttaccatgcACATAGAGCCAAAGAGCTGTTCGAGttcatttttcattgatattaatattatttagttagtttgaaaattaatgacgccataAATCCCataactggagcaaaaaaccataattttaattggttaataatattgaaaccaattgcagtagctttcattaaatacatagaaaaacataaaggacgaattggacattcaacttttaaagcataaagcggtagaaattatacagatgtcggtgaaatatcaaaaatactcaaaattttctcttaaatgtcccatgattggtgccgttaacatatattaACCATGCCCttcgttgattttttttttcaaattttaattattgtaaaagagtagcatttaaaaatgtgtacgGAATTCGTTTTTCACTCCTAACTCTAAGGGGGGAgaattagatagatagatagaatactctttattggcacacctcagtgaaaatatacaagaaaaataaacaattgattaaattcaaataataaaatacatcaaattgcctacaaatattttaaataatgttaaaatccaGGGAGCAAAttggagactacgtttgtatggagatgaaGTTGTCGTCCCCTTTTCTCTTAACGAATGATAAAAGTTTCTTTTtattcgagcgctcgatttcgacactcaaaaatctgtggaaaacggcgtaatgctatttttgaaatacgagcgttagaaattgggaatctggTGGTATTGaacactcgttttcaattctattagtagaatttaaatagtAGTGCCGAGAGTATTGAACGAAATACACAAAATCGAAcggtcgaaattcaaaaatcggcctcCTGTAGGTAATTTCCAACTAACCTAaacttcatttaaaaaaataattgcagTTACTTACACTCATCCTCCCACTTATTTCCACTTCCAATGCGTCTTCCGCCAACATAACCACACTGTATAAAGTACACATGTAACAATCAACTCAACACATCACAGTCACTACACATTATCTTTCAACTGACATTTACAACACTTCAATGAATACATTAGTATTTTTACACAACTAGatctatatatacctacttaaataaatatgcgCAAAAATCACACAGTCATCACTGTTACTTAAAGAATCGCGGATTTCTATCACCGGATACGATACGCGTTTTCTTGAGCTACTACACATTATCGCTATATCTCTTATCAGTGTGATACGATAAAGGTATCGGAAACGTTAGTCGGGTGTTAGTCAAAATGTTTGTTCTACTGCATTTATGGAACACTAGATGGCGTTgttagtaatataaataaaatgataaaaatgaatGCGCTTAGAAAATGTTTAACGCTTTGTTATGTATGTAAGTCAGAAACAATTTTGACCcccttaactttttttttgccaGAATCATTAGGATAATATATTGAACGTCAAGGAGGCTCGAAGTTACTAGGTACCTTGGCTGTTTCTTGCGCTTTAAAGGGCCATGGtcgattcaataaataaaaatacagttaaGACCGATATTTGAAATTGGAAAGCGTTGTTTCTTCTAAGGAATTTAAAATGTTAGCAAGTAAAGAAATGTGAAAACCTGTGTGTACTGATTCGCAAAGAAAATGATACAACATCATAGATTCATTCATGTACAATCATTcaatcaaaaataatgaaattgatgAAACAATAGGTATGCAAATTGTTTGATTCTCTCTAACAATGCGTGTGTTTAATAGGACTTCAGGTTACCCATATATCATATAACGTGACCACGTAAGTAGTAAGCCCTGTAGGTGTAATGCATTTAATTGTAATAGGGGGTATCTATACAGTGCTGTAAGAAAACAATTTGCATAAATAAAGCATATACCTATGACTAAACAttatagagcaagatcccagagccgtcagaccttacttattttctcatgactaaaatatatggaatatagtgttagtatgcacttttaatgtctgcatacttgctatattggcccgacggccatttgtccggtacaaggtgctaaaggtaggtaaaaatgttactaacttttcttaaattctcatggctgatttttatgtgttttagaaaatattgtttaaaattaataatcaacattgccagatcatttccgccggcggtaaCTTTTACCAGAGCTTTAAagtcactcttgatttttatatatgatacacAAGGGACCATTgctattacattttgtaagtagccacaCCCATTGGAGGGgcccaaccatcccccagacccacataaattttatatatgtgTCTTTGTGaaactttatgtgggtctgggggatggttAGGCCCCTTGAATTGgtctggctacttacaaaatggtttgtaatatttccctgagtatcatatatgtacaataaaaatcaaaagtgAGAATATAAGTACAGTTACAATATAAACTTTTGACAGGTTTAAAGCGTCCGGTAAAAGTTACCGctggcggaaatggtctggcaatgttgattataattttttttacaatattttctaaaaattacattaaaataagccttgagaatattaagaaaagtaagaattatttttaccaacctttagcaccttgtaccggacgatatagcaagtatgcagacattaaaagtacatactaacactatgctgtcccatacattttattcatgagaaaataagtaatgCTACTTTGACGTTAGCTATCACGAAATGGAGGAGagaataatgtaataaaaaaatctgtgaATTGATATCTAACTAATCTAAGACAAACAGCTCTAATAgccat
It contains:
- the LOC133518781 gene encoding ras-related protein Rab-44 isoform X1, whose amino-acid sequence is MRDEESPKPPSPALARSAPVAVGPSRFRRTLHTLRSPFRSGSPFHIGSIKRSGSTKSSDSDGEIVRDERTMRKKNKKLRADAASDASGASRSTDGSPREEKKKKESGGLLKRMGSIGRKREGAGSSPVPTPPPEPVESGPETAPEPLAEPEPSTPITPEPPISAIAVEHAVATRPFTKAAWKRSKSVIEMEKPVEPRAPSPGSALRRRIAFVAQASACFSEDHDDGEGGGETGVGSLEEAVALARVRLASAPAHSPTPSHSRDNNDTEEEGYADTMPPYGDLLDDQKPEPPSHASPSAERREHLYKILVIGELGTGKTSIIKRYVHQFFSQHYRATIGVDFALKVLNWDANTVIRLQLWDIAGQERFGNMTRVYYKEAVGAFIVFDVSRVATFDAVVKWKNDLDTKVQLPDGSPIPCILLANKCDQQKEGIVNSPAKMDEYCRERGFAGWFETSAKENINIEEAARSLVNKILLNDKLLQSSDAKDGDKFALDHKIANGENSRDGGGKSCAC